The DNA segment tatattcggttcggtttgtattCGATTTAGTTAGTATTTCGGTTCGATTCGGTTTAATCGGATTTCTCTTAGTTTATTTATTGTACAAGAAATcatgttttaatacataaatgTATGGTTGTCATGAAATAATCGCGTTggtcataataaaaaaattaagtatgtaaattaaattcaatataaaaccaaataaaaatctttttataagttacaaatatagtttataactttataacaATTAACATGGAAATTATGTGGGCTTAATGACAAATATTACAAAAGTTAGACGAAGTGTCATggaaatcaaattatattaggATTTCCTTCGTGCAAAAGGAAATTACTTGGGCTAAGTCTTAGGATTTTAATATCTTGatatcactaatatttttaatttaaataactataaaaacaCTTCGGTttatcggtttggttcggtttaaactGAACTGAACTGAACCATTCGGGTTGGGAAAATCTTCAACCGAATGATTTGAAATggactttggtttggttcaaatcggtttcggttcagtcggttcggttcgatcggttcagttcggattttttgcccacccctatCACAAACAACCATTTAAAACTAGATCTTCTAATTTGTCAGTCATTTAATATAAAGCTGAAattcaattttcttaaaaaaataacttgCGTAACGTATTGTCttcattttatataagaaaaaaaaaaggtatacaAATGAGCTAAAAGCCTAAAAAAACCAACTAGAAGGagttcaaaataattaaaaaactaatGTGCTTTTAAATGATCAAGTATGTTAAAAGAAAGGCTTTAAGGATTTTGTCCTCTATATTTGCAGCCCAACTAGTTGGACAATATTAGAATAAACTATTTACTATTTTCTTGTAACAGAACATATTTCATCCTCTACGTTTAAAGCCCAACTATTTCTATAAGTGGATGGATGCTTTCTTCAGTATGCCTAGCTTAGAGAGCAGCTAATTGTGAAGCTTCAAAATATTCTTCAGCCACGTCTATTTAGCTTCTGATACAGCCAGCAATCTTCTACTGCTTCCTCTACAGTCTGCAGAAAACCCAAACCCTAGTTTCACTAGAAGTTGTGAGATGAAAAAGCTGGAACCGATAGGGGTTTTGGGATCAGAGTTCGAAATTCGATAATGAAGCGACCAGGtttgtgttttagatttattttcttatcaCTATTGAGCTGATCACACTTTAGTGAAATGCCCACCATTGACTATATTGAAGCTCTGTGATAATTGCTTGGCCTTTGTGGAACCATGCTTTCTAATTGAATCTTTTGTCAAATAATTGTGGTATGTTTTAGCTGTATGTCAAACAATATGAAACAGGTGGTGCTGGTTCTTTTAGTAAAGACGGATAGACACTTGTGTTCTGTATAAACTGTATAATGTTACAATCTTAGTGAATATTCTTTCACCCACAACCCAATCTTCCTCACATTTCTTGTTCCTCCATTTTCTTTGAATCCCTATGTGTAGGCTGGAGCAGAAGCAGGAGCAAGGGAAGGTCCTGCAGCAAACGGAGACGCCTGAGGAGCCACGGCTGAGCATTCATGGTCATAGCAGTCTACAGGGTGGTCAAGTACATCTTCACAGACTTTGTGGCTCCGTTGGTGGGGTTTGTCAGGCAGACAGTTGTTACTATCGTCAAAGACTATTCCTCTGGAAGTCAGGTTCCTGCAGGTACCTTCTTCTTCAGAGAAATAGTTGTCAGAGACGGTAAGGTTCTGCAGGCTAGGCAGAACGCAGACTCCAAGAGGGACAGCGCCAGTGAACATGTTATGGTCCAGATTCAGCAGCTCAAGATGTCCTAGCCCAGCGAGACTGTAAGGCACAGGACCAACTAAACTGTTGTAGCTCATGTCAAGGACTCTTAGCTTGTAGAGATACCCAACTTCTGGAGGTAGACAGCCAGACAAGCTTGAGTTGATTAGGAGAAGCTCTTCTAAAGTATCTGCAAAGTGAGCTATGGTCGGAGGCAGACAACCGCTGAAATCATTGTTGGCAAAAACAACAACGGAGGCGGTTGTTCCAGTGAAATCTCTGGGTATGAGGCTTGTTAACCTGTTGTTGTTCACAAAAATGGCGTCGAGAGGGTTGCTGAAGAGTTTCGGAGGCAAAGGACCTTCGAACTCGTTGTAACGAAGGTCAAGGTACTTTagagaagggagagagaggACAACATCTGGGAAAGGGCCTACGAAGCGGTTGTTGCTGAGGTCTAGCTCATAGAGTAATGATAGTTGGGACAATGAACGAGGAAGGATGCCGCAGAAACGGTTGCTGTTGAGATGGATGAGAGCGAGGTCAGAGAGAAGGCCAATGGGTTCGGGGAGGAAACCAGCGATGTCTCCGTGGTTGAGATCGATTCCAGCGACAACTAGAGTGTTTTGGTCGGAAGGGGATGGGGCACAGAAGATGCCAGTGTAGCTGCAGACTGAAGGACCGATCCAGTCTCCTGTCAAGTTCTTTGGATCCGAATATATGACCTTCTTCCATGCTTGAAGTGCACGGTACGCTTTCTGAAGATGGTTTGAGGAGTGACTTGTGTGGTGGTGAGGGGTATGCGTTGCGGTTGATACGAGAGAGACGTGAAAGAGAAGAAGTGAGGTAAGGGCATGAAATGTAATAGAAAGAGCCATTGGAAGACAAGTTATGGATCCTTTGTTAGGAGTGTATAACGATTTATATAGAGAGAACATTTTTGAAGTTTCAGTCTTTGGAGCAAGGATTGCAGAGAGGATGAATTAAGTAGTGGCATAAGCTCAATCAAGGAAAATGACTTAACTCCTTACTTGTAGCTATCTGAAGTGGTTTAAGTGGGATCTGAGGCTGACACTTGAAGACCAAAATCTTAGGATTGTAATTATAGCACTCACTCGCTTACAACCCAAGGAAACTAATCTTTGATATTTCAAGCTTTAACATAAGCTGCTATGATATTAAGTTATTAGCTAAAGGGTTTTAATTTATGAGTCTTTatcaaatgaaaacaaaaacatatactaACAGTGTTAATCCAATAGTTTCTTTGTAATTTACTTTTGTTGGCAAGACGTCACATAACTAAGATAAAAAGACAACTTCACAGAGTATTGCATGAATTTATGGCCAAGTACCACTTAAAAAAATGAAGTGAGAAGAATAATATAAAGACAGGTCAGGTCTAACAAATTAACCTATACAATTTGCATGAATACTTACGACGGGAGCACGAGGGTTGCATGATTCTTTAAACCAATTACCATCGtatattataaaactaattaatcattatattattatatagagATGAAATTTTGACGAAGCACAGATCATCGAATTTCTTTGGCTGCAAATAAACTAATGATGCATCGTACTTTATTGATCATGGCCTTAATCACGTCAGCGGTTTCAAGGAATGACGAAGAGCTGTGTAGGGACATGTTCGAAAGCTTCATTGAGGGAATGTCTATGCAACCTTCTCCACAGTACTGTAGGGGAGTGAGCCACTTGAATAACGTCCTCAAGCTCACGTCTCCAGTTGCTGTAATTAATTGATTCTTGTAActcgttttttttcttttgcttttgtttttccGATTTTTCACCGTAATGAACCGGTGGGTCCCGTGTTTTTGCATGTAGTTGCAGGGACTGGAGAATAAGAAGGAGAAGGGACGGGTAGGTAAACCGTGTGAATGCATGGAGTTAGAGGTAACTTGGAAAATAAGATGTGTAAGATGCGACCAAGATCCAAGCCCGAATGTAACCAAATATGAATCACATGTGAATGTCTTAtagatctctctctctaaatatATATTGTGATGCATCATATGAAAGATCATATCTCTTAGTTTATGTGATTTGAGTTTCTAGTTAGATGTGTGTGATTAATCAAGAAAGATGGATTCAAAACTAATCACTAATTTTAATAGCAAAGCCTTGATTAGACAGATCACCAACTCCTTGGTCCCTCGTTAATGTGTGTGTGATTGATCATAGATCTTTATCATCTTGACAATCAAATGAAAATTCATTTAAATCTTGGGATAATTCAAGTTTTGAGAAATTGATCAATCCGTATTGgcaaaaaagagagaaattGATCGATCCGAGTTTCTATCACAGTGACGTATGTGAGTACACTACGCTACATTCTAATTACAGTAAAAACTctattaattaataatgttaaaattatgaaaatatattaatttataaaggtattaattttttttaaaaaatttctttttagatttatatttttttaagaaaatttgatgcataaaaataaaaatattttattcatgatattatatattggtagagtttatagatttaaattctaactatttttattagattatggatatattttatgtatgatGAATacatatcatataatataaattcatCTTTATATGTCATtcaataataaaactaaaaataaaactagattttaaatttatatgtatatataaaatttatatatgtaataattattaatttattattttagtgagaccatatatttaccgaagatttttctaattattattaCCTATTATTTTATCGAATTATGTCATATTTTACATCAGtccaaactattttttaaaatttatttatcgaatttataattttcaaatattaattcATAGAGTTTTTACTGTAATAAGAATCAAAATGAACACTTAACATGGTTACAAAGTATAAGAGAAACGATGTCGTTTattaaaacaaagaagaaacgTCAGTTGGAGAGAACGCGTTGCCATTGGACGACGCTGGTGATAATATTACAGAATCACCTGCTAGTACTAGTTCACATTTTTTAACGTCAAAAGCATTTACTTCATAAACTCCTCTCTGTCTCCATTCTTGTTTCACTTCAACCATCACCTAGAAGAACCGTCTCAAGTTTTTCTTAGAATGGCAGGCAGAGATAATTCTCCATAAGATGAAGGTACTAATTACCTATTTGATTCTTCTTTTTACTGTGAGATCTCCTTGATCTGATATGGTTTATTCCCGGCTACCCTTTTGTTGTTTGGCCATATGATTTGACTCGTTGTAGTTCTTCTATGTTTTGATGTTTAAGAGTGAGTTcggatttatattttaagaaatgATTAAGAGACAAAATAGGTTGAAAATCTCATTTATATTAGAAGTAAATCGAAGTAAAAAAGGTGTTACAAAAGTGAAGTGATTTCGATTTTTGAATCGAGCTCGCTCTCACAAAAGTATTGagatcgcttaaatattttctattctCTTTTCGCTCAGGAGAAAAATCAGTCCTTTGCTCGATTAGCAAAAGTCTTCTTTTATAGCCAAAATACACCCCCAAATAAGACAAAAGACAGCTCGTCGTCCTTCGTGATGAGATCATATATTAGGTATTTGTTAGAATGAGGTCATATATTCGCTGTGACTCGAGTTCAGCTCACTTCGTCCCTAGGCATTTAATGTGAATCACTGTATCATCTGTACTTTTCTGACCGGCCAGCACGCCTGTCGAGAGTATGGGCTCGAGCTCGCTTGGTCAGATGTCGTTCCTTACTTTTATCTGTTAGTTTTCCGAGTTTTGGGTAAAGGTCGGGTTCTGAGGATCGACTCTCCTGACATGAGAAGAGGCAAAATCAAGATGTGGAAGAACACCCACAGATGCAGTGATACTGCAGCAGTCTCTTAAGCTTGGTAAAGGCGGGTCAACCACTGTAACGGGGATACCAATAGATGGTCAAAAGCTAATGGTTGCTAAATTTGGAGACTCAAGGGCAGTGATGTCTAGGAATGGAGTTGTGCATCAGCTCTCAGTTGATCATGAACCAAGTAATGAGAGGAGATACATAGAGAAAAGAGGTGGATTTGTATCCAATATTCCAGGTAAAAGAGCTGTGTGTATATATTAGTTACTTGACTAGTTATGGTTTTGGGACCATATGTGTATATTAACTTTCATTGACGTGCTGCAGGGGATGTTCCACGAGTGGATGGGCAATTAGTTATTGCTAAAGCGTTTGGAGATAAAAGATTAAAGATACATCTGAGTTCAGAACCAGACATTACTCACCAGGCAGTTGGAGACCAGAATGAGTTCATTGTTTTTGCTAGTGATGGTATTTAGAAGGCAAGTCAAATGACTCAGTTGTTGGAGATGGATTTCATCTACCCACAAGGCCTGTCAAATAAAGAGCCCTGCACATGAAGTCGGTTCCACGAGCTCGGTTGACGAATTCGGCTTGACTGTTCGGCGGCTAGAAGTACGACTCGAAAACTCGGCCCAGATGTTTGACATGTTAAACTCAGTCCGATTCATTAGGTTAAACCGACTCAAAGTAAAATATCATCCCTGGATTTTTGGGTAGAACCTAAGAATTATCCAGGGTTCATCTTTAGACTCTCGTTAATGTGTTTTGCTGTTGGGTCGGCTCTGCAAACAAgtgtatgagatttattcagttTACTAGTAGATTCTATGATCACATCATCGATGATCTCTCTATCTTTAGTCTCTAACAAatattatattagtatttatttattttttccatcAAAACAAAGGTTATACTAACTTGATGGAATACATGATTGGGACACTGAAGCCGGAAAGCCACATAACTTTCGGAGACTAAGCCAGCGGATGAAAGAGCTATCCTTGGAGACTTTAGCCGGCGAACAACAGACATGTTCCCGGAACCAAAAGATAAAACCTTAGAGCTAGGATGAAACAAATTCAGAACAGATCCAACAATACAATACAGTGAACAATGTTAAAATTGGAAGGaacaagaaggagaagaaggatAAAGTCATCAAAGAACGAACTTATTGATGGAGTTCAAGGCTACACTCTTTATTATGCTCCAAATGTCACCATAACATACCACTTAAGGAGCCAGAGCTAGAACCCTTGACACCTCCAAAGAAGACTCAGGGAGGAGGTCGGTAAACCTGACGCCTTCGATGAACTGATGATAATTAAGGAGCCAAAGGCCCAATACCTTCGAGACGAACCGGATATCTTGCCTGCAAGTAAATACCACAGAAGCCTAACTGTTGCAACACCTTCAACGGTTAAGCATCCTTCTGAACCCACCAATCACAACAACAGTGCAGACCACATAAACACTGAAATCGCAAACGAACAGAGCAACAGTTGAGGAAGAGGTTACCAAACAAAC comes from the Brassica rapa cultivar Chiifu-401-42 chromosome A01, CAAS_Brap_v3.01, whole genome shotgun sequence genome and includes:
- the LOC103868092 gene encoding protein ARABIDOPSIS THALIANA ANTHER 7: MMHRTLLIMALITSAVSRNDEELCRDMFESFIEGMSMQPSPQYCRGVSHLNNVLKLTSPVALQGLENKKEKGRVGKPCECMELEVTWKIRCVRCDQDPSPNVTKYESHVNVL
- the LOC103868081 gene encoding pollen-specific leucine-rich repeat extensin-like protein 3, with amino-acid sequence MFSLYKSLYTPNKGSITCLPMALSITFHALTSLLLFHVSLVSTATHTPHHHTSHSSNHLQKAYRALQAWKKVIYSDPKNLTGDWIGPSVCSYTGIFCAPSPSDQNTLVVAGIDLNHGDIAGFLPEPIGLLSDLALIHLNSNRFCGILPRSLSQLSLLYELDLSNNRFVGPFPDVVLSLPSLKYLDLRYNEFEGPLPPKLFSNPLDAIFVNNNRLTSLIPRDFTGTTASVVVFANNDFSGCLPPTIAHFADTLEELLLINSSLSGCLPPEVGYLYKLRVLDMSYNSLVGPVPYSLAGLGHLELLNLDHNMFTGAVPLGVCVLPSLQNLTVSDNYFSEEEGTCRNLTSRGIVFDDSNNCLPDKPHQRSHKVCEDVLDHPVDCYDHECSAVAPQASPFAAGPSLAPASAPAYT